A window of the Leucoraja erinacea ecotype New England unplaced genomic scaffold, Leri_hhj_1 Leri_1125S, whole genome shotgun sequence genome harbors these coding sequences:
- the LOC129715332 gene encoding prolow-density lipoprotein receptor-related protein 1-like: LPTSRSSTSPTTTRSAASSLPPDPDSGYEQTFRGGESVRIDAVDLHVKAGVVYWTNWHTGVISYRRLPANGNSGNGNSNGNGNGGNGNGNAGHRVRRQDDSGVVDLNIPGLKMPRGIAVDWVAENIYWTDCGRDVIEVAQIQGGNRKTLIWGMIDQPHAVVVDPLHGTMYWSDWGNHPKIEKASMDGTLRRTLVENNLQWPTGLAVDFFNQRLYWADAKLSVIGSVRLDGNDPVVAIDSRHGLSHPFSIDIFEDYIYGVTYADNRIFKVHKFGREQARTLASGLNHATDVALFHQLKQQDVTNPCDRKKCEWLCLLNPTGATCTCPNGRSMVNGTCVETSSPTLSPNAPTASSCSLRCVNGGTCFVNERSQPKCKCQPRYSGDQCEVDQCRQYCLNGGTCTASPSGMPTCRCPNGFTGSDCGQRVCDGYCRNNAPCTVNSGNQPHCRCSDGTDGDRCQYRKCSDHCLWEGRCRLTEEGVRECVCPPRYEGSRCEVDRCDRCKGSPCRVETTGDVVCNCTDGTIAPSCLTCQEYCQNSISCDIDPRTHLPLCRCVSGWSGDQCDVEQTRQGLSSNAVSVIAPVVVLLLLLLLTVGAVCWYRRRSRGAKGFQHQRMTNGSMNVEIGNPTYNMFDTEADEGAGELLDSDFTLDPDKPTNFTNPVYATLYMGSHASRHSLTSTDEKRELLSSAADEEEEDEGADPIA; this comes from the exons CTTCCGACCAGCAGATCCTCTACATCGCCGACGACAACGAGATCCGCAGCCTCTTCTCTTCCCCCGGACCCGGACTCCGGATACGAGCAGACGTTCCGCGGCGGGGAGTCGGTGCGGATCGACGCTGTCGACCTCCACGTCAAGGCGGGCGTCGTCTACTGGACCAACTGGCACACCGGCGTCATCTCCTACCGGCGGCTCCCGGCCAACGGCAACAGCGGCAACGGTAACAGCAACGGCAACGGCAACGGCGGCAATGGTAACGGCAACGCCGGCCACCGGGTCAGGAGGCAGGACGACTCCGGGGTGGTCGATCTCAAC ATCCCGGGATTGAAGATGCCACGTGGGATTGCGGTGGACTGGGTAGCGGAGAACATCTACTGGACAGACTGTGGTCGCGACGTCATCGAAGTTGCTCAGATCCAGGGCGGGAATCGTAAAACCCTCATCTGGGGCATGATCGACCAACCCCACGCTGTTGTGGTCGACCCCCTCCACGG AACGATGTACTGGTCTGATTGGGGAAATCATCCCAAGATCGAGAAGGCTTCCATGGATGGGACTTTGAGACGGACCCTGGTGGAGAATAATCTACAATGGCCGACAG GGCTGGCAGTGGACTTCTTCAATCAGCGCCTGTACTGGGCAGACGCAAAGCTGTCGGTCATCGGCAGTGTCCGACTCGATGGGAATGACCCCGTGGTGGCGATCGACTCTCGACACG GTCTAAGTCACCCTTTCAGTATTGACATCTTCGAAGACTACATATACGGGGTGACATATGCAGACAACAGGATCTTCAAAGTCCACAAGTTCGGCCGAGAGCAAGCGCGGACCCTGGCGTCCGGCCTTAACCACGCCACTGACGTGGCCCTGTTTCACCAACTCAAACAACAAGATG TTACGAACCCGTGCGATCGGAAGAAATGTGAGTGGCTCTGCCTCCTTAACCCGACTGGGGCCACGTGTACCTGCCCGAACGGCCGCTCCATGGTCAACGGGACGTGTGTGGAGACGTCctcacccactctctcccccaacG CCCCGACTGCCAGCTCGTGTTCACTGCGCTGTGTGAACGGCGGGACGTGCTTTGTGAACGAGCGCTCGCAGCCCAAGTGTAAATGCCAGCCGCGTTACAGCGGGGACCAGTGCGAGGTGGATCAGTGTCGCCAGTACTGTCTCAACGGGGGCACCTGCACCGCCTCACCCTCAG gaATGCCGACGTGCCGTTGCCCGAACGGCTTCACCGGCTCTGACTGTGGACAACGTGTGTGTGACGGGTACTGTCGGAATAACGCTCCCTGCACCGTCAACTCCGGCAACCAGCCTCACTGCCGATGTTCCGATGGAACCGATGGCGATCGATGTCAATACC gGAAGTGCAGTGATCACTGCCTGTGGGAGGGGAGGTGCCGACTGACGGAGGAAGGGGTGCGTGAGTGCGTTTGTCCCCCTCGATACGAGGGGAGTCGCTGCGAGGTGGATCGCTGTGACCGATGCAAGGGCAGTCCGTGCCGTGTAGAGACCACAGGGGATGTCGTTTGCAA tTGTACCGATGGTACGATCGCTCCGAGCTGCCTCACCTGCCAAGAATATTGCCAGAACAGTATCAGCTGCGACATCGATCCCCGGACTCATCTTCCCCTCTGTCG GTGTGTCAGTGGGTGGAGCGGTGATCAATGTGATGTCGAACAGACGAGACAAGGCTTGTCTAGTA ACGCAGTCTCAGTCATCGCTCCTGTCGTGGTTCTCCTGCTGCTGTTACTCCTGACGGTGGGGGCTGTGTGTTGGTATCGCAGAAGATCacgggg tgCCAAAGGCTTCCAGCACCAACGAATGACGAACGGTTCAATGAACGTTGAGATTGGCAATCCCACGTACAACATGTTCGACACAGAGGCCGATGAAGGGGCCGGGGAACTCCTAGACTCCGATTTCACCCTTGATCCTGACAAG CCCACGAACTTCACCAACCCCGTCTACGCGACTCTCTACATGGGATCGCACGCCAGTCGCCATTCGCTGACCAGCACCGACGAGAAACGCGAGCTGTTGTCGTCCGCGGCGGACGAGGAGGAAGAAGACGAGGGCGCGGACCCCATCGCGTAG